In a single window of the Euleptes europaea isolate rEulEur1 chromosome 4, rEulEur1.hap1, whole genome shotgun sequence genome:
- the PAM16 gene encoding LOW QUALITY PROTEIN: mitochondrial import inner membrane translocase subunit TIM16 (The sequence of the model RefSeq protein was modified relative to this genomic sequence to represent the inferred CDS: inserted 2 bases in 1 codon): MAKYLTQIVLVDIQVVGRAFARTLRQEFAANQAALGARGRTPGSLLETASSISGISLXQIFNVSKLNPEDIQRNYEHLFKVNDKSVGGSFYLQSKVVRAKEHLDDELRI, translated from the exons ATGGCCAAGTACCTGACCCAGATTGTGCTGGTGGACATTCAGGTGGTTGGCAGGGCCTTTGCCCGCACTCTGCGGCAGGAGTTTGCAGCCAACCAAGCTGCGCTGGGGGCCCGAGGGcgcaccccagggtctctgttggAGACAGCCTCCAGCATCTCTGGGATCAGCCT GCAGATCTTCAATGTCTCCAAGCTGAACCCAGAGGACATCCAGAGGAACTACGAGCATTTATTTAAGGTGAACGACAAATCTGTGGGGGGCTCCTTCTACCTGCAGTCCAAGGTGGTGAGAGCCAAGGAGCACCTGGATGATGAACTGCGGATCTAG